In Pelagibacterium halotolerans B2, one genomic interval encodes:
- a CDS encoding SDR family NAD(P)-dependent oxidoreductase yields MTLKPLDGKVALVTGGSRGLGREICCALAGLGVRVGVNFSQNETAAAETVRRIERARGIAFAVQGDVTAEGDARRAVDRVTERFNGNVDILVNNANGQHPRYSVEESDWEAYLVQLQYTVKAPLQLLKAVVGPMKTKGSGSIINIGSEVVQVGDANFSSYVTAKSAMLGMTRSWARELASSGIRVNLVAPGFIPVERHRDTESQIIDAYRATVPLGRMGQAGDVASAVSFFASDAAGFITGQCLSVNGGRTFGI; encoded by the coding sequence ATGACATTGAAACCATTGGATGGAAAAGTGGCCTTGGTAACCGGAGGATCCAGAGGGCTGGGGCGTGAAATTTGTTGCGCGCTAGCCGGCCTTGGGGTACGGGTCGGCGTCAACTTCTCACAGAATGAAACCGCTGCAGCCGAGACTGTCCGACGAATAGAACGGGCCCGCGGAATTGCATTCGCAGTCCAAGGTGATGTAACCGCGGAAGGCGATGCACGACGGGCAGTGGACAGAGTAACTGAGCGTTTCAACGGCAATGTTGACATTCTGGTTAACAATGCCAACGGACAGCATCCGCGCTATTCGGTCGAGGAGAGCGACTGGGAAGCATATCTGGTGCAGTTGCAGTATACCGTAAAAGCGCCGTTGCAACTGCTCAAAGCCGTCGTCGGTCCGATGAAGACAAAGGGCAGCGGAAGTATCATCAACATCGGCAGCGAAGTCGTTCAGGTCGGCGATGCTAATTTCTCCAGCTATGTGACAGCGAAATCGGCAATGCTGGGAATGACGCGATCTTGGGCGCGGGAACTGGCATCTTCGGGTATCCGGGTGAACCTAGTGGCACCAGGGTTTATTCCCGTTGAACGCCATCGCGACACCGAAAGCCAGATCATCGACGCTTATCGGGCCACTGTACCGCTCGGCCGCATGGGACAGGCGGGCGATGTCGCCAGTGCCGTTTCGTTTTTTGCCTCGGACGCTGCCGGTTTCATTACGGGTCAGTGTTTGTCGGTCAATGGCGGCCGGACGTTTGGAATCTGA